In Trichocoleus desertorum NBK24, the following are encoded in one genomic region:
- the trpE gene encoding anthranilate synthase component I → MIFPDFSQFSALAQQGNFIPVYQEWVADLETPVSAWYKVCAGQPYSFLLESVEGGEQLARYSLLGCDPLWILESRGDRTTQTHRNGSVQEFSGNPLDILASCLQPYQPVKLPELPPGIGGLFGFWGYELIRWMESRVPVYPATEADLPDGLWMQVDNLLIFDQVKRKIWAIAYADVQKPDVDLAQAYQQACDRVQQLVNKLQLPLSGTDTVLAWTPPSSSSGQAPPLNYTSNTSQAEFCANVEKAKEHIKAGDIFQVVISQQLSTEYSGDPFALYRSLRLINPSPYMAYFHFQDWQIIGSSPEVMVKAERTADPQSPLTATLRPIAGTRPRGKTPTEDEALAKDLLQDPKEIAEHVMLVDLGRNDLGRVCRSGTVKVDQVMVIERYSHVMHIVSNVIGELAADKTAWDLLKACFPAGTVSGAPKIRAMEIIHDLEPCRRGPYSGAYGYYDFEGQLNTAIAIRTMVVRNQGNGKHRVSVQAGAGLVADSEPEREYQETLNKARGLLEAIRCLHSGSA, encoded by the coding sequence ATGATTTTCCCGGATTTTTCGCAATTCTCAGCCCTCGCTCAGCAAGGTAATTTCATTCCGGTTTACCAGGAATGGGTGGCAGATTTGGAAACGCCTGTTTCAGCTTGGTATAAAGTTTGTGCGGGACAACCCTACAGTTTTTTGCTGGAATCTGTAGAGGGGGGTGAGCAACTGGCTCGCTACAGTTTATTGGGTTGCGATCCGCTGTGGATTTTGGAATCAAGGGGCGATCGCACCACCCAAACTCATCGCAATGGTTCCGTTCAGGAATTTTCCGGTAATCCATTAGATATTTTGGCGAGTTGCTTGCAACCTTACCAACCTGTCAAACTGCCAGAACTCCCTCCTGGCATTGGGGGACTGTTTGGGTTCTGGGGCTATGAATTGATTCGCTGGATGGAGTCACGGGTGCCTGTTTACCCCGCTACAGAAGCAGACCTCCCCGATGGTTTGTGGATGCAAGTCGATAACTTGCTGATTTTTGATCAAGTGAAGCGCAAAATTTGGGCGATCGCCTATGCCGACGTACAAAAGCCCGATGTAGACCTTGCCCAGGCTTATCAGCAAGCTTGCGATCGCGTCCAACAGTTGGTCAACAAATTGCAGTTACCGCTCTCTGGCACCGATACCGTTTTGGCTTGGACACCACCCAGCAGTAGTAGTGGGCAAGCACCTCCCCTGAACTACACCAGCAACACTTCACAAGCTGAGTTCTGCGCCAATGTGGAGAAAGCTAAAGAACACATCAAAGCGGGTGACATTTTCCAAGTCGTGATTTCGCAGCAATTGAGTACAGAATACAGTGGAGACCCATTTGCGCTCTACCGTTCCCTGCGCCTGATCAATCCCTCGCCCTACATGGCTTATTTCCACTTCCAAGACTGGCAGATTATTGGCTCTAGTCCAGAAGTTATGGTTAAAGCCGAACGGACTGCCGACCCGCAAAGCCCTCTAACTGCAACTTTACGCCCGATTGCAGGTACTCGTCCCCGTGGCAAAACTCCTACCGAGGATGAGGCTTTGGCCAAAGATTTGCTCCAAGACCCAAAAGAGATTGCAGAACATGTGATGCTGGTCGATTTGGGTCGTAATGACTTGGGGCGTGTCTGTCGGAGTGGCACAGTCAAAGTTGATCAGGTGATGGTGATTGAGCGCTACTCTCACGTCATGCACATCGTCAGTAATGTCATCGGCGAATTAGCTGCTGACAAAACAGCCTGGGATTTGTTGAAAGCTTGCTTCCCTGCGGGCACCGTCAGTGGCGCGCCTAAAATTCGAGCGATGGAAATTATCCATGACTTGGAGCCTTGTCGGCGGGGGCCTTATTCTGGGGCTTATGGCTACTACGATTTTGAGGGGCAGCTCAATACCGCGATCGCCATTCGGACAATGGTGGTACGCAACCAAGGCAATGGCAAACATCGGGTAAGTGTGCAAGCGGGAGCAGGCTTAGTAGCAGATTCGGAGCCAGAACGCGAATACCAAGAAACTCTCAATAAAGCCAGAGGTCTGCTAGAAGCCATTCGCTGCCTCCATTCTGGCTCCGCTTAG
- a CDS encoding Crp/Fnr family transcriptional regulator gives MLHSFASEASSQPDLRQLLEELYAGRSLYPYSSGQAIRMAPHEVWIVCRGVVQLSTLYSNGDEALLGLAGPSMPFGLPFTLTNPYQATALSAVDLMRLTISEVEQSPTLTKGILRHINRRLRQTEAILALVGHRRVKDRLCHLLLLLQQEIGVPTTEGTRLGVRLTHQHLANAIGTTRVTVTRLLGQLREEGWLNIDRDHHIVMPVLPSHSNLQASR, from the coding sequence ATGCTCCATTCTTTTGCCTCTGAAGCAAGCTCTCAGCCTGACTTACGTCAGTTGCTAGAGGAGCTTTACGCAGGTCGAAGCCTATACCCCTATAGCAGTGGTCAAGCTATCCGCATGGCTCCCCATGAGGTTTGGATTGTCTGTCGTGGTGTGGTGCAACTAAGCACTTTGTATTCCAATGGAGACGAAGCTTTACTTGGCTTAGCGGGGCCTTCTATGCCTTTTGGCCTACCCTTCACCCTCACCAATCCCTACCAAGCTACGGCTCTATCCGCTGTAGATTTAATGCGGTTAACGATCTCTGAGGTAGAACAATCTCCTACCTTGACCAAAGGCATTCTGCGCCATATTAACCGCCGCCTACGACAAACCGAGGCGATTCTAGCTTTAGTGGGTCACCGCCGAGTTAAAGATCGGCTCTGTCATTTGTTGTTGTTGCTCCAGCAAGAAATTGGGGTTCCAACGACCGAAGGCACTCGCTTGGGAGTCCGGTTAACTCATCAGCACTTAGCCAATGCGATCGGTACGACACGGGTCACAGTTACTCGACTGTTGGGCCAACTGCGCGAAGAAGGATGGCTGAACATCGATCGCGATCACCACATTGTGATGCCAGTGCTGCCATCTCACTCCAACTTACAGGCCAGCCGTTAG
- a CDS encoding septal ring lytic transglycosylase RlpA family protein, with amino-acid sequence MLLFCLVWVASQAEYFLSSGQSLFKAPERLLSNFPAKMLSVVNRPPHKSTSAWFQPSVSSSLYSTYSPRLALLTLSPRPQRQSALVSSSTTTWFNPVENPLFSPKFRVTPAVVNAGITGIKVEPQLWAARSLAITSNAGKNFMDHYPGQVLRLFKDLFSWQGHENSLNAAKSVVVVRANRAINPEGKTIASGQQKRPAFLHTAFIQNFSSHSSHRTVFQVWVKGYLIAELPARDQAELVASRFKQILQNPHFDAAQLQVGLTQGNPAGKLGDRILFAVDPAIAAHMNRTRELLAVEWVNNLRIALSTPPLTLAEAQAKMYGLVETDRKIEGLASWYGPYFHGRLTATGETFNQNELTAAHPSLPFDTYLKVTNLNSGHSVIVRINDRGPYVDNRVLDLSREAARQINSEDAGVISFQAVIMRPNGSQRLATGSQLTAGL; translated from the coding sequence ATGTTGCTATTTTGTCTTGTCTGGGTTGCATCCCAAGCAGAGTACTTTTTGTCATCGGGTCAAAGTTTGTTTAAGGCTCCCGAACGTCTACTCAGTAACTTTCCTGCCAAGATGCTTTCGGTGGTAAACCGACCCCCTCATAAGTCCACTTCAGCTTGGTTCCAACCCTCCGTCTCCTCCAGTCTTTACAGCACCTATTCACCTAGGCTTGCACTTCTGACCCTATCCCCGCGCCCACAGCGTCAAAGTGCTTTAGTCTCTTCTTCAACCACTACCTGGTTCAATCCGGTTGAAAATCCACTTTTTTCTCCCAAGTTCAGAGTCACGCCTGCCGTTGTAAATGCTGGTATTACGGGTATCAAAGTAGAACCCCAACTCTGGGCTGCCCGATCTCTCGCCATCACCTCTAATGCTGGCAAGAACTTCATGGATCACTATCCAGGCCAAGTTCTGCGGCTATTTAAAGATCTGTTTTCTTGGCAGGGGCATGAAAATAGTCTTAACGCTGCTAAATCAGTCGTGGTTGTCCGAGCCAACCGAGCCATTAATCCAGAAGGCAAGACTATAGCCAGTGGGCAGCAAAAACGCCCTGCCTTTCTACACACTGCCTTTATCCAAAATTTTTCATCCCATTCCTCTCATCGCACCGTGTTTCAAGTGTGGGTGAAGGGGTATTTAATTGCTGAGCTACCAGCTCGTGATCAAGCTGAACTCGTAGCCTCAAGATTTAAGCAGATCTTACAAAACCCTCACTTTGATGCAGCTCAACTGCAAGTGGGTCTGACTCAGGGAAATCCGGCTGGTAAATTGGGCGATCGCATTTTGTTTGCGGTTGATCCGGCGATCGCTGCTCACATGAACCGTACTCGCGAGTTGCTAGCGGTGGAGTGGGTCAACAACTTACGCATTGCTTTGTCAACCCCACCCCTGACCCTAGCGGAAGCCCAGGCTAAAATGTACGGCTTGGTAGAAACGGATCGCAAGATTGAGGGGCTGGCTTCTTGGTACGGCCCCTATTTTCATGGCCGATTGACTGCTACCGGGGAAACCTTTAACCAAAATGAGCTAACAGCCGCTCACCCTTCGCTCCCCTTCGATACCTATCTCAAAGTTACAAACCTCAACAGTGGTCACTCAGTCATTGTCCGAATTAATGACCGTGGCCCCTATGTAGACAACCGAGTTCTGGATCTATCACGGGAAGCGGCTCGTCAAATCAACAGCGAGGATGCAGGTGTGATTTCCTTCCAAGCGGTGATTATGCGGCCCAATGGATCTCAGCGCCTCGCTACGGGTTCCCAACTAACGGCTGGCCTGTAA
- a CDS encoding M28 family peptidase: MEWKFWVELKARLQHHLTQVARDRDPYLATAGHFFVQQYIRQQLEQWGQVAIQNFQVQGMSLQNLILDLPGATKTNANRARLPILIGAHYDAVIGSSGADDNATGIAVLLELAKAFCQEPARHPIRLVAFDFEETSYNLAGSTYYANSLQEEPLRLMLALEMLGYCDRTPGSQQYPPGLKYFFPNQGNFIGLIGNLKTIPDLIHLSRHLRRAGVPCRWLPAGKKGLILPDTRRSDHAAFWDRGDRALMVTDTAHLRNPHYHKPSDRLETLDLDFLTGICRGLEMGIRSS, from the coding sequence GTGGAATGGAAGTTTTGGGTGGAGTTAAAAGCTCGACTACAGCATCACTTAACGCAGGTTGCCCGCGATCGCGATCCTTATTTAGCCACCGCTGGCCACTTCTTTGTTCAACAATACATCCGTCAGCAGTTAGAACAATGGGGCCAGGTAGCGATCCAAAACTTTCAGGTTCAGGGGATGAGCCTGCAAAACTTGATTTTGGATTTGCCAGGGGCCACGAAAACGAACGCGAACAGAGCCAGACTACCAATTTTGATTGGGGCTCATTATGACGCCGTTATAGGCTCCTCCGGCGCAGATGACAACGCCACTGGGATTGCAGTGCTGCTGGAGCTAGCAAAAGCTTTCTGCCAAGAACCTGCCCGTCATCCGATTCGATTGGTTGCTTTTGATTTTGAAGAAACGAGCTATAACCTTGCAGGCAGCACCTATTATGCAAACTCGCTCCAGGAGGAGCCACTGCGGTTGATGCTGGCGTTAGAAATGCTGGGGTATTGCGATCGCACCCCTGGCTCTCAGCAATACCCACCAGGCTTAAAGTATTTTTTTCCCAACCAAGGCAACTTCATCGGCTTGATTGGCAACTTGAAAACAATTCCAGATTTAATTCACCTCAGCCGTCATTTGCGTCGGGCAGGTGTGCCTTGTCGTTGGTTGCCTGCGGGAAAAAAAGGCTTGATTCTGCCAGATACCCGTCGCAGTGACCATGCAGCCTTTTGGGATCGAGGCGATCGCGCCCTGATGGTGACAGATACGGCGCATCTGCGAAATCCGCACTATCATAAGCCCAGCGATCGCCTCGAAACGCTCGATCTGGATTTTTTGACAGGGATTTGTCGAGGCTTAGAAATGGGAATTCGATCTTCGTAA
- a CDS encoding VanW family protein, with protein sequence MKQICQACKTSLKSGLKYGVAWRQGYPWYYARLRQPEQTGRYPCLWSQFTTPIPPRPDSPQVSEDRLWNLQLAARKIHGLVIQPQQIFSFWHRVPRPTRFSGFRQGPVFVRGEVKLDFGGGLCLISTNLFNAFLLAGFEILERHHHSIDPYGSKRFFPLGRDATVAYGYKDLMVRNTSAVPLQLRLEVDPERGEVTSRVWGATPCPFAVNVTAETLERTPPLHAEGMPGYRVKVTRYIGRPIQAPLEASRIWQPDYEAIALYQPSQSSYYNSSSTSTSI encoded by the coding sequence ATGAAACAAATCTGCCAAGCCTGCAAAACTTCGCTGAAATCGGGATTGAAATATGGGGTTGCTTGGAGGCAGGGTTACCCTTGGTACTACGCTCGTCTACGTCAGCCAGAACAGACTGGGCGCTATCCCTGTCTGTGGAGCCAATTTACAACTCCGATTCCTCCACGGCCTGACTCCCCTCAGGTGAGCGAAGATCGGCTATGGAACCTGCAATTAGCAGCCCGGAAGATTCATGGCTTGGTGATCCAACCCCAGCAAATATTCAGCTTTTGGCATCGAGTCCCCCGTCCCACTCGTTTTAGCGGCTTTCGTCAGGGCCCAGTCTTTGTTCGAGGCGAAGTCAAGCTAGATTTTGGGGGAGGGCTGTGCCTGATTTCCACCAATTTATTCAATGCTTTTTTACTTGCCGGATTTGAGATTCTAGAACGTCATCATCACAGCATCGACCCGTACGGCAGCAAGCGTTTCTTTCCGCTGGGACGAGATGCCACAGTTGCCTATGGTTACAAAGATTTGATGGTGAGAAACACGAGTGCTGTGCCTTTGCAACTACGACTAGAGGTTGATCCAGAGCGAGGAGAAGTCACTTCTAGGGTTTGGGGAGCAACGCCTTGCCCTTTTGCTGTGAACGTGACTGCCGAAACCTTAGAGAGAACCCCACCGCTTCACGCCGAAGGGATGCCCGGTTATCGGGTGAAGGTGACTCGCTATATTGGCAGACCGATCCAAGCCCCGCTAGAAGCATCGAGAATCTGGCAACCTGACTATGAGGCGATCGCCCTCTACCAACCCAGTCAGAGTTCCTATTACAACTCCAGTTCCACCTCGACTAGCATTTGA
- a CDS encoding hydantoinase B/oxoprolinase family protein encodes MSGVFDSRWQFWIDRGGTFTDIVARRHDGKLVVHKLLSENPERYADAPLQGIRELLEIAAEAPVPAEQIAAVKMGTTVATNALLERKGDRTLLLITKGFQDALRIGYQNRPNIFARQIILPEMLYEQVIEVEERYTAQGEELIPVNLEALRPELQAAYESGIRACAIAFLHGYRYPNHEQQVAALAREIGFTQISVSHEVSPLMKLVSRGDTTVVDAYLSPILRRYVDRMAAQLGDTQLMFMQSNGGLTDAKFFQGKDSILSGPAGGIVGAVQTSKLAGFDQIITFDMGGTSTDVAHYNGEYERTFETEVAGVRMRSPMMSIHTVAAGGGSILQFDGSRYRVGPESAGANPGPACYRKNGPLTVTDANVMVGKLYPQFFPKVFGPQGDLPLDAEVVQEKFAELAAQIREATGDNRTPEQVAQGFLAIAVEKMANAIKKISVQRGYDVSEYTLCCFGGAGGQHACAIADALGMRQVFIHPFAGVLSAYGMGLADLRILRERSVEAKLTDTLIPELDRLLTDLATDAKAELTPLGNEAPLTPQEWGELEFSNIQVLPKVHLRYEGTDSALIVEFGKIPDMVARFEAAHQQRYGFTAPHKPLIVEAVSVEVVGVTEIPEEAIAEQRRTGEPEVIATVQMFTGDTWHDTPVFDRAHLQPSDRITGPAIIVEATGTNVIEPGWQAQVNERNHLVLQRIQPLARQQAIGTDVDPVMLEIFNNLFMAIAEQMGFTLQNTSYSVNIKERLDFSCAIFDGQGQLVANAPHIPVHLGSMSESVQSLLTAKGDQLKSGDVYAINNPYNGGTHLPDVTVITPVFAAVGIDHSSPLFFVASRGHHADIGGITPGSMPPNSTSVEQEGILIDNFQVVDQGQFREQELVELLTSGPYPVRNLTQNLADLQAQIAANEKGAQELHRMVEHFGLEMVQAYMRHVQDNAEESVRRVIAVLKDGCFTYEMDDGSQIQVAIAINHTARTARIDFSGTSPQQPNNFNAPLAVTKAAVLYVFRTLVEDDIPLNAGCLKPLEIHIPEGSMLNPKYPAAVVAGNVEVSQAIVDTLYGALDVLAASQGTMNNFTFGSDRYQYYETICGGSGAGPMFAGTDAVQTHMTNSRLTDPEVLEWRFPVLLETFGIRPNSGGAGKYRGGNGVIRRIRFQEAMTAAILSNRRRIPPFGLQGGEPGAIARNWVERQDGTIEPLDSKAEVAMNPGDVFVIETPGGGGYGSL; translated from the coding sequence ATGTCTGGTGTATTTGATTCGCGTTGGCAATTTTGGATTGATCGAGGCGGCACGTTCACCGATATTGTGGCGCGACGGCATGATGGTAAGCTAGTTGTCCACAAGCTGCTATCAGAAAACCCTGAACGCTATGCTGACGCACCTCTACAAGGCATTCGAGAGTTGTTGGAAATAGCGGCTGAGGCACCTGTCCCAGCAGAGCAGATTGCAGCAGTGAAGATGGGAACGACGGTGGCAACCAATGCCTTACTGGAGCGAAAGGGCGATCGCACGCTACTCCTCATCACCAAAGGCTTCCAAGATGCGTTGCGGATCGGCTACCAAAACCGCCCGAATATCTTTGCCCGTCAAATCATCCTGCCCGAAATGCTTTATGAGCAGGTGATTGAGGTGGAGGAACGATACACGGCTCAAGGTGAAGAATTAATTCCAGTGAATCTGGAAGCCCTTCGTCCTGAGTTACAAGCAGCTTATGAAAGCGGGATTCGGGCTTGTGCGATCGCCTTTCTCCACGGCTACCGTTACCCCAACCATGAACAACAAGTTGCAGCATTGGCGCGAGAGATAGGTTTTACGCAAATTTCGGTCTCTCACGAAGTCAGTCCCTTGATGAAACTGGTGAGTCGGGGAGATACGACGGTGGTGGATGCCTATCTGTCTCCGATTCTGCGGCGCTATGTCGATCGCATGGCGGCTCAGTTGGGGGATACGCAACTGATGTTTATGCAATCTAATGGGGGACTGACCGACGCGAAGTTTTTCCAAGGCAAAGACAGTATCCTTTCGGGGCCTGCGGGAGGGATTGTTGGTGCAGTCCAAACCAGCAAATTAGCAGGATTTGACCAGATCATCACCTTTGATATGGGTGGTACCTCGACCGATGTCGCCCACTACAACGGCGAATACGAGCGCACCTTTGAAACTGAAGTGGCGGGTGTGCGGATGCGATCGCCGATGATGTCGATTCACACTGTGGCAGCGGGCGGTGGCTCAATTCTGCAATTTGACGGATCACGCTATCGAGTGGGGCCAGAGTCAGCAGGGGCAAATCCTGGGCCTGCTTGTTATCGCAAAAATGGCCCCTTAACGGTAACTGATGCCAATGTTATGGTCGGCAAGTTGTATCCCCAGTTCTTCCCCAAAGTCTTTGGCCCCCAAGGGGATTTGCCACTAGATGCTGAAGTAGTGCAAGAGAAATTTGCTGAACTCGCCGCACAAATTCGTGAAGCTACGGGAGACAATCGTACTCCAGAACAAGTAGCTCAAGGATTTCTGGCGATCGCTGTCGAGAAGATGGCGAATGCAATCAAGAAAATCTCGGTGCAGCGGGGTTATGACGTTTCGGAATACACTCTCTGCTGTTTTGGCGGTGCGGGCGGACAACATGCTTGTGCGATCGCGGATGCTCTGGGAATGAGGCAGGTGTTTATCCATCCGTTCGCAGGTGTGCTTTCTGCTTATGGGATGGGTTTGGCGGATCTGCGAATATTGCGAGAGCGATCGGTTGAGGCGAAATTGACAGACACCTTGATTCCAGAGTTAGATCGACTGCTGACAGACCTTGCCACCGATGCAAAAGCAGAACTGACTCCGTTGGGTAATGAGGCCCCCCTAACCCCCCAAGAGTGGGGGGAACTGGAGTTTTCGAATATTCAAGTTCTTCCTAAGGTGCATTTGCGTTATGAAGGGACAGACTCAGCGCTGATTGTGGAGTTTGGCAAGATTCCAGATATGGTGGCTCGGTTTGAAGCAGCTCACCAACAGCGATATGGCTTTACTGCGCCCCACAAACCCTTGATTGTCGAAGCGGTTTCGGTGGAAGTGGTGGGCGTTACCGAGATTCCTGAAGAAGCGATCGCTGAGCAGCGGCGAACTGGAGAACCAGAGGTGATCGCAACTGTCCAAATGTTCACCGGAGATACTTGGCACGATACCCCCGTTTTCGATCGCGCCCATCTCCAACCCAGCGATCGCATTACTGGCCCAGCGATCATCGTTGAAGCCACTGGAACTAACGTGATTGAACCCGGATGGCAGGCGCAGGTGAATGAACGCAATCATTTAGTGCTCCAACGCATTCAACCGTTGGCAAGGCAGCAAGCGATCGGCACTGATGTTGATCCGGTGATGTTGGAGATTTTCAACAACTTGTTTATGGCGATCGCGGAACAGATGGGGTTTACGCTGCAAAACACCAGCTACTCGGTCAACATCAAGGAGCGGTTGGATTTCTCCTGTGCGATTTTTGACGGGCAGGGACAACTGGTAGCAAATGCCCCTCATATCCCAGTGCATTTGGGGTCGATGAGTGAGAGTGTGCAGAGTTTATTGACTGCAAAAGGAGATCAGCTCAAATCAGGTGATGTCTATGCGATCAACAATCCTTACAATGGCGGGACGCATTTGCCAGATGTCACGGTGATTACGCCTGTGTTTGCAGCAGTTGGCATAGATCACTCTTCACCTCTCTTCTTCGTCGCTTCTCGCGGTCATCATGCGGATATTGGCGGAATTACACCGGGGTCGATGCCGCCGAATAGTACTTCGGTGGAGCAAGAGGGGATTCTGATCGATAACTTCCAAGTGGTAGATCAGGGGCAGTTTCGAGAGCAAGAGCTAGTTGAGTTATTGACTTCTGGGCCTTATCCAGTAAGGAATTTGACGCAGAATTTAGCCGATTTGCAGGCGCAGATTGCGGCGAATGAGAAGGGGGCGCAAGAGCTGCATCGGATGGTGGAGCATTTTGGTCTAGAGATGGTGCAAGCTTACATGCGCCATGTGCAGGACAACGCGGAAGAGTCGGTGCGGCGGGTAATTGCGGTGTTGAAGGATGGCTGCTTTACCTATGAGATGGATGATGGCAGCCAGATTCAAGTAGCGATCGCCATCAACCACACTGCCCGAACTGCCCGGATTGACTTCTCTGGCACTTCCCCGCAGCAACCGAACAATTTCAACGCGCCCTTAGCGGTGACGAAAGCAGCCGTGCTGTATGTGTTCCGCACGTTGGTAGAGGATGACATTCCCTTAAACGCTGGATGCCTGAAGCCTTTGGAGATTCATATCCCGGAAGGTTCTATGTTGAATCCAAAGTATCCAGCAGCAGTAGTGGCAGGAAATGTGGAAGTGTCCCAGGCGATCGTGGATACGCTCTACGGGGCATTAGATGTGTTGGCGGCTTCTCAAGGGACGATGAACAATTTCACCTTTGGCAGCGATCGCTATCAATATTACGAAACCATCTGTGGGGGTTCTGGTGCAGGCCCAATGTTTGCGGGTACTGATGCCGTGCAGACTCACATGACTAACTCTCGCCTTACAGACCCAGAAGTGCTGGAATGGCGTTTCCCTGTGCTGCTAGAAACCTTTGGAATTCGGCCTAACAGCGGGGGGGCGGGAAAGTATCGAGGTGGCAATGGCGTGATTCGTCGCATCCGTTTTCAGGAAGCCATGACTGCGGCAATTCTTTCTAACCGGCGTCGCATTCCACCTTTTGGTTTGCAGGGAGGTGAACCAGGGGCGATCGCGCGTAACTGGGTAGAACGACAAGACGGCACCATTGAGCCATTAGACAGCAAAGCCGAGGTCGCAATGAACCCCGGCGATGTGTTTGTGATTGAAACCCCCGGTGGTGGCGGTTATGGTTCGCTCTAA
- a CDS encoding ribose ABC transporter permease yields the protein MSQTELRPRRDQTSDRPRAQKRKGARDLLQVAGILPILLIIGILFTFLTPTFLTPGNLVNIARQASINIVLATGMTFVILTGGIDLSVGSILGVSAVVAVLVSLIPALGWAAVPAALLAGLAMGLANGALIAFLDLPPFIVTLGALTAWRGTAYLVANGTTVINRDLNFAWIGNNYLGPIPWLVVIALLAVAASWFVLRRTVLGVQIYAVGGNSRAARLTGIKVNRVLLFVYGVSGLLSGLAGIMSASRLYSATGMLGNGYELDAIAAVILGGTSFTGGIGTIVGTLVGALIIAVLNNGLTLLNMSYFWQLVVKGLVIIAAVTIDRLRRRNRR from the coding sequence ATGAGCCAAACCGAATTAAGACCGCGTCGAGACCAGACCAGCGATCGCCCCCGTGCTCAGAAACGCAAAGGAGCCAGGGATTTACTCCAAGTGGCAGGGATTTTGCCCATCCTGCTGATTATTGGCATTCTGTTTACGTTTCTCACGCCGACCTTCCTAACTCCTGGCAACCTAGTCAATATCGCTCGCCAAGCCTCAATCAATATCGTGCTGGCGACCGGGATGACCTTCGTAATTCTGACCGGAGGCATTGACCTTTCCGTTGGCTCGATTCTGGGGGTTTCTGCGGTCGTTGCGGTGCTCGTTTCCCTAATTCCGGCGCTAGGTTGGGCGGCTGTTCCCGCAGCGCTACTGGCAGGGCTAGCAATGGGCTTGGCCAACGGTGCGTTGATTGCCTTTCTGGATTTGCCGCCGTTTATCGTCACCCTAGGTGCGTTAACGGCTTGGCGCGGCACCGCCTATTTAGTGGCGAACGGCACAACTGTGATCAACCGCGACCTCAACTTCGCCTGGATTGGCAACAACTATCTTGGTCCCATACCTTGGCTAGTGGTGATTGCGTTACTGGCAGTGGCGGCGAGCTGGTTTGTCCTCCGGCGCACGGTATTGGGCGTGCAGATCTATGCGGTAGGGGGAAACTCAAGAGCGGCGCGCTTAACCGGGATTAAAGTGAATCGGGTGCTGCTGTTTGTATATGGTGTCAGTGGCTTGCTCTCCGGTTTAGCGGGCATCATGAGCGCCAGCCGCCTCTACAGCGCCACAGGAATGTTGGGCAACGGCTATGAGCTAGACGCGATCGCCGCAGTGATACTCGGTGGCACCAGCTTCACTGGAGGCATTGGTACCATCGTCGGCACATTGGTCGGTGCGTTGATCATCGCAGTGCTCAACAATGGCTTGACCTTGCTGAATATGTCCTATTTCTGGCAACTGGTGGTCAAGGGTTTGGTGATTATCGCGGCTGTGACGATCGACCGTTTGCGCCGCCGCAATCGCCGTTAG